In Dehalococcoidia bacterium, a genomic segment contains:
- the purE gene encoding 5-(carboxyamino)imidazole ribonucleotide mutase, protein MPLVSVVMGSRSDEPTLQETVKVLDELGISYEVHVLSAHRTPDKLREMVVTAPQRGVEVFIAAAGGSAALPGTVAAHTTLPVIGVPLPSSPLQGIDALLAIAQMPPGVPVACVAIGSWGARNAAYLAAAILALKHDTIRQAYQAYRERLRQ, encoded by the coding sequence ATGCCTCTGGTGTCTGTCGTCATGGGGAGCCGCTCCGACGAACCCACCCTGCAGGAGACCGTGAAGGTGCTGGACGAGTTGGGCATCTCCTATGAGGTGCACGTGCTCTCGGCCCACCGCACCCCCGACAAACTGCGGGAGATGGTGGTTACTGCCCCCCAGCGGGGCGTAGAGGTGTTCATCGCCGCCGCCGGCGGGTCGGCCGCCCTGCCCGGCACGGTCGCCGCCCACACCACCCTCCCCGTCATCGGCGTCCCCTTGCCCTCTAGCCCTCTGCAGGGGATAGACGCCCTTTTAGCCATCGCCCAGATGCCCCCCGGAGTGCCCGTCGCCTGTGTGGCCATCGGCTCGTGGGGGGCACGCAACGCCGCTTACCTGGCCGCCGCCATCCTCGCCCTCAAACACGACACCATCCGCCAGGCCTATCAGGCCTATCGGGAGCGCCTGCGCCAATAG
- the purD gene encoding phosphoribosylamine--glycine ligase: MRVLVVGSGAREHALAWKLAQSPQVESLFVAPGNAGTAKIATNIPIPATDIEALVQAAHHHRIHLTVVGPELPLAQGIVDRFRQEGLAIFGPTRAAAQIEASKAFAKQLMQRWGIPTAPAQVFTDYQSAIDYVKRQPLPVVVKADGLAAGKGVTVCATFADALDAISRAMRERVFGPAGERILIEHCLVGREVSVFTFTDGQHVSPLVAACDYKRLLDGDQGPNTGGMGSYSPPEFWTPAMAETVRQRILEPVVHALAAEGRPYQGVLYAGLMVTADGPMVLEFNCRLGDPEAQVILPRLQGDLLDILLAVVRTEMHGQKWAWSPDACVGVVAASRGYPGDYSKGYPIRGLEAAEKEALVFHAGTRLILAEGKPTVVTDGGRVLTVAALGPTLAQAREKAYHALAHIHFEGITYRRDIAALPKGGN, from the coding sequence ATGCGCGTCCTGGTTGTCGGCTCCGGCGCTCGGGAACACGCCCTGGCGTGGAAACTGGCCCAAAGCCCCCAAGTAGAGTCTCTCTTCGTCGCGCCCGGCAACGCCGGCACCGCAAAAATAGCCACCAACATCCCCATCCCCGCCACGGACATAGAGGCCCTGGTGCAGGCTGCACACCATCACCGTATCCACCTGACCGTCGTGGGGCCAGAACTGCCCTTAGCCCAGGGCATCGTGGATCGCTTCCGCCAGGAGGGATTGGCCATTTTCGGCCCCACCCGCGCCGCCGCCCAGATTGAGGCGTCCAAAGCGTTCGCTAAGCAACTCATGCAGCGCTGGGGTATCCCCACTGCCCCCGCCCAAGTGTTCACGGACTATCAATCGGCGATTGATTATGTCAAAAGACAGCCTCTTCCTGTGGTGGTGAAAGCCGACGGCCTCGCTGCAGGAAAAGGCGTAACCGTGTGTGCCACCTTTGCTGACGCTCTGGACGCCATTTCCCGCGCCATGCGGGAGCGGGTGTTCGGCCCCGCAGGGGAACGCATCCTCATAGAACACTGCCTCGTGGGGCGGGAGGTGAGCGTGTTCACCTTTACCGATGGCCAGCATGTGTCCCCTCTGGTGGCCGCCTGCGACTACAAGCGCCTGCTGGACGGCGACCAGGGCCCCAATACCGGGGGCATGGGCAGTTACAGCCCCCCCGAGTTTTGGACGCCTGCCATGGCCGAGACGGTGCGCCAGCGCATCTTGGAACCCGTCGTGCACGCCCTGGCCGCCGAGGGCCGTCCCTACCAGGGCGTCCTCTACGCCGGGCTGATGGTAACAGCCGACGGCCCGATGGTCTTGGAGTTCAACTGTCGCTTAGGCGATCCTGAAGCCCAGGTCATTCTGCCCCGCTTGCAGGGCGACTTGCTGGACATCCTGCTGGCGGTTGTGCGCACCGAGATGCACGGCCAGAAGTGGGCGTGGAGCCCCGACGCCTGCGTGGGCGTGGTGGCCGCCTCCCGCGGCTATCCAGGGGACTACAGCAAGGGTTATCCCATTAGGGGCTTGGAGGCGGCTGAAAAGGAGGCGCTGGTGTTCCACGCCGGCACCCGCCTGATCCTGGCCGAGGGGAAGCCGACCGTGGTAACCGATGGAGGCCGTGTGCTGACAGTTGCTGCCCTCGGGCCCACCCTAGCCCAGGCCCGGGAAAAGGCTTACCACGCCCTTGCCCATATCCACTTTGAAGGGATAACCTACAGGCGAGATATCGCCGCACTGCCAAAAGGAGGGAACTGA
- a CDS encoding helix-turn-helix domain-containing protein, translating to MAALPDTFSVPQAARLLGVSPEHLRRALREGTLVGTKKGGQWVVSRQALEAWAKAQGLKMPPP from the coding sequence ATGGCCGCACTCCCTGACACCTTCTCCGTGCCCCAGGCGGCGCGTTTGTTGGGCGTCTCCCCTGAGCACCTGCGCCGTGCTCTGCGGGAGGGAACCCTGGTGGGCACCAAAAAAGGTGGCCAATGGGTTGTCAGTCGGCAGGCCTTGGAGGCCTGGGCCAAGGCCCAGGGCCTGAAGATGCCCCCGCCGTGA
- the guaA gene encoding glutamine-hydrolyzing GMP synthase codes for MSHEPSPEGPLGKSGRRVAASDHLEVSTYLEISRHRQGETLDQTPEHPKTADEAIVVLDFGSQYSRLIARRVRECRVYCELHPFDVTPDALAHLKVKGFILSGGPASVYEPGAPLIPPFVLEWGVPVLGICYGMQALAYQLGGKVAPAKREYGHAVLHQNVPQTPLFADLPPAMPVWMSHGDQVVEMPPGFQALAYTENSPLAVIGSPERGLYGLQFHPEVAHTPYGRQILANFLYRVCGCRGLWTPRNFIAEATERIRSQVGDGKVVCALSGGVDSAVTATLVHQAVGDQLTCVFVNNGLLRREEPERVLHTFRTKMGLRVLYVDASQRFLERLRGVVDPEEKRRVVGEEFIRVFEEQAAALGKVDFLAQGTLYPDIIESKGDAKAAAKIKTHHNVGGLPATMRLRLVEPLRYLFKDEVREVGLALGLPEEIVFRQPFPGPGLAIRIIGEVTPEKLEILRACDWIVMDEIKAANLYRQLWQSFAVLTNVRTVGVMGDYRTYGYLVAVRAVTSEDAMTADWARLPYEVLARISTRIVNEVPQVNRVVYDITSKPPGTIEWE; via the coding sequence ATGAGCCACGAGCCGAGCCCTGAGGGTCCCCTTGGGAAGAGCGGGCGGCGTGTGGCCGCCAGCGACCACCTGGAAGTATCCACCTACTTGGAGATTTCGCGCCACCGCCAAGGTGAGACCCTTGACCAGACCCCCGAGCACCCCAAGACAGCGGACGAGGCCATCGTCGTCCTCGACTTTGGGTCCCAATACAGTCGCCTCATCGCCCGCCGGGTGCGGGAGTGTCGGGTGTACTGTGAACTGCACCCCTTTGATGTTACCCCTGACGCGCTGGCCCACCTCAAGGTCAAGGGCTTCATCCTTTCGGGAGGGCCCGCCAGCGTGTATGAACCGGGGGCACCCTTAATTCCGCCCTTTGTGTTGGAGTGGGGCGTGCCCGTATTGGGGATCTGCTATGGGATGCAGGCCTTGGCCTACCAGTTGGGGGGCAAGGTGGCGCCCGCCAAGCGGGAATATGGCCACGCCGTCCTGCATCAGAACGTGCCCCAGACCCCCCTGTTTGCAGACCTCCCCCCCGCGATGCCCGTCTGGATGAGCCACGGAGACCAGGTGGTGGAGATGCCCCCAGGTTTTCAAGCCCTCGCCTATACGGAAAACTCCCCTCTGGCTGTCATTGGCTCGCCCGAGCGGGGCTTGTATGGACTGCAGTTCCATCCCGAGGTGGCCCACACCCCCTATGGACGCCAAATTCTGGCCAACTTCCTGTACCGCGTGTGTGGCTGTCGGGGCCTGTGGACACCCCGTAACTTCATCGCCGAGGCGACAGAGCGCATCCGCTCCCAAGTCGGGGACGGCAAAGTGGTGTGCGCCCTGTCGGGTGGGGTAGATTCCGCCGTTACAGCCACCCTCGTGCATCAAGCAGTGGGCGACCAACTCACCTGCGTGTTCGTCAACAACGGCCTGTTACGGCGGGAGGAGCCGGAACGGGTGCTCCATACTTTTCGCACCAAGATGGGCCTGCGGGTGCTCTATGTGGACGCCTCACAACGCTTTTTGGAGCGCCTGCGAGGGGTAGTGGATCCCGAGGAGAAGCGCCGTGTGGTGGGGGAGGAGTTTATCCGCGTCTTCGAGGAGCAGGCGGCAGCCCTGGGAAAGGTGGACTTCCTGGCACAGGGCACCTTGTACCCTGACATCATTGAAAGCAAAGGCGACGCCAAGGCAGCTGCCAAAATCAAGACCCACCACAATGTAGGGGGGTTACCGGCCACCATGCGCCTGCGCTTGGTGGAGCCATTGCGTTACTTGTTTAAAGACGAGGTGCGGGAAGTGGGGCTGGCCCTGGGCCTGCCGGAGGAGATCGTCTTTCGTCAGCCTTTCCCCGGGCCCGGGCTGGCCATCCGCATCATTGGTGAAGTTACCCCAGAAAAACTGGAGATTTTGCGGGCGTGCGATTGGATCGTGATGGACGAGATCAAGGCGGCCAACCTGTATCGGCAGTTGTGGCAATCCTTCGCGGTGCTGACCAATGTGCGCACCGTGGGGGTGATGGGCGACTATCGCACTTATGGGTATCTGGTGGCCGTTCGCGCTGTTACTTCGGAAGACGCTATGACGGCCGACTGGGCGCGCCTGCCCTATGAGGTGTTGGCCCGCATCTCCACCCGCATCGTCAACGAGGTGCCCCAGGTCAACCGGGTGGTTTACGACATCACCTCCAAACCGCCGGGGACAATCGAGTGGGAATAG
- a CDS encoding L-threonylcarbamoyladenylate synthase yields the protein MDEAVAMLTRGGIVAYPTDTVYGLGGDVFSESAGEKVFAAKGRPVGMPLPVLLASVEDVERVAVSIPPVAYRLMERFWPGALTLVLPKAPSVPAVVAARGWTIGVRVPAHPVPRELARRLGNPIHGTSANPSGLPSAQTADEVRRTLGHVVDYIVDGGPTPGGQSTVVDLTGPQPRLVRSGNVPREAIQEVLGQPLIGGG from the coding sequence GTGGACGAGGCGGTGGCGATGCTGACCCGGGGGGGCATTGTGGCTTACCCCACCGATACGGTTTATGGCTTGGGTGGGGATGTCTTTTCTGAAAGCGCTGGAGAGAAAGTGTTCGCCGCCAAAGGACGCCCTGTGGGCATGCCCTTGCCGGTGTTGTTGGCCTCTGTGGAGGATGTGGAGAGGGTGGCTGTCTCCATTCCGCCAGTGGCCTATCGCCTGATGGAGCGCTTCTGGCCGGGGGCGTTGACGCTGGTGCTCCCCAAGGCTCCGAGTGTGCCGGCGGTGGTAGCAGCACGGGGATGGACGATCGGGGTGCGCGTGCCGGCGCATCCCGTGCCGAGGGAACTGGCGCGGCGCCTCGGCAACCCGATCCACGGCACCAGCGCCAACCCTAGCGGACTCCCCTCCGCCCAAACGGCCGACGAGGTGCGCCGCACCCTCGGGCACGTCGTGGATTACATCGTCGATGGAGGGCCCACACCCGGCGGGCAGAGCACGGTGGTGGACTTGACCGGCCCACAGCCCCGTTTGGTGCGCTCCGGCAATGTGCCCCGTGAGGCCATTCAGGAGGTCCTGGGACAGCCCTTGATAGGGGGTGGGTAG
- the rpiB gene encoding ribose 5-phosphate isomerase B, which yields MEAQSTPRRIAIGCDHHGVALKQALIAFLTQAGYIVQDFGTHDPTPVDYPDVAVQVAGAVAQGKVERGILICSTGIGMSIAANKVPGVRAALCHDTFSAQRARGHNNANVLCLAGSALQPTQAQDILQAFLTTPFEGGRHARRVEKIAHLERSHIACC from the coding sequence GTGGAGGCCCAGAGCACACCCCGTCGCATCGCCATCGGGTGCGACCATCACGGCGTAGCCCTGAAGCAGGCTCTTATCGCCTTTCTGACCCAGGCAGGCTATATAGTTCAGGACTTCGGCACCCACGACCCGACGCCAGTGGACTACCCCGATGTGGCGGTGCAGGTGGCGGGGGCAGTGGCCCAGGGCAAGGTGGAGCGGGGCATCCTCATCTGTAGCACGGGAATTGGGATGAGCATCGCCGCCAATAAGGTACCCGGTGTGCGGGCTGCCCTGTGCCATGACACCTTTTCGGCCCAGCGGGCGCGGGGACACAACAACGCCAATGTGCTGTGCTTGGCGGGTTCGGCACTCCAGCCCACCCAAGCCCAAGACATCCTCCAGGCCTTCCTCACAACCCCCTTTGAAGGGGGACGGCACGCCCGCCGTGTGGAGAAGATCGCCCATCTGGAACGCTCGCACATCGCCTGTTGTTAG
- a CDS encoding polyprenyl synthetase family protein, whose amino-acid sequence MAVPPPVLDASPVVERSLRAYLEGRGELLYRMLEYHLGWRDPQGDSTPTAPVHPYGSLAVLAGQGLGLPATAVAVCGAAVELLAHFHAVHREIQDGTPGSSERPALWWLWGPAQAINAGDGFHALARLTLVQGMQAQGYSSERLVEALRLLDTTALALCEGRYEDLQLQERLEVTVAQCRRIAQSQTGGVVGCALALPAILAHRPSEVQNLCQEAGRRLGEGVHYWHDVRRWRRPVSEGVAGPVLNKSKTLPLALALQRASVREKRELGVVYMKRVLEPADIPALTALLERLGAFTEAESIAQQAIEDGLRLWTSVTGDRGDTLREAVHYLAHEAPI is encoded by the coding sequence GTGGCTGTGCCTCCACCCGTCCTGGACGCCTCACCCGTAGTAGAGAGAAGTCTGCGAGCATATCTTGAAGGGCGTGGGGAACTCCTATATCGGATGTTGGAATATCACTTGGGATGGCGCGATCCCCAGGGCGACTCCACTCCTACGGCTCCTGTGCATCCCTATGGGTCTCTGGCGGTGTTGGCCGGACAGGGGTTGGGCCTTCCTGCGACCGCCGTGGCGGTCTGTGGGGCAGCGGTAGAACTCCTCGCCCATTTCCACGCCGTGCACCGGGAGATTCAGGATGGCACCCCCGGCTCGTCCGAGCGGCCGGCCCTCTGGTGGCTGTGGGGACCTGCCCAGGCCATCAATGCAGGGGATGGTTTCCACGCCCTGGCCCGCCTCACCCTGGTGCAGGGTATGCAGGCGCAGGGGTACTCCTCGGAGCGCCTAGTTGAAGCCTTGCGTTTGCTGGATACCACGGCCCTTGCCCTGTGTGAGGGGCGCTATGAGGACCTGCAGCTGCAGGAACGCCTAGAGGTAACCGTAGCCCAATGCCGGCGCATCGCTCAAAGCCAAACGGGGGGGGTGGTCGGGTGTGCCTTAGCCCTACCGGCTATACTCGCGCACCGCCCTAGCGAGGTGCAGAACTTGTGTCAGGAGGCAGGGCGTCGGTTGGGCGAGGGGGTGCACTACTGGCACGACGTGCGCCGCTGGCGCCGTCCCGTGAGCGAGGGGGTAGCAGGTCCTGTCCTCAACAAGAGTAAAACCTTGCCCCTGGCTTTGGCTCTCCAACGGGCCAGCGTGCGGGAGAAGCGGGAACTGGGCGTTGTGTATATGAAGCGGGTTTTGGAGCCTGCGGATATTCCCGCATTGACAGCCCTTTTAGAGCGTTTGGGGGCATTTACCGAGGCGGAAAGCATAGCCCAGCAGGCCATAGAGGACGGTTTGCGCCTGTGGACAAGTGTTACCGGCGACAGGGGCGATACTTTGCGGGAAGCGGTGCACTATCTAGCCCACGAGGCCCCGATATAG
- a CDS encoding phosphoglycerate kinase → MQKATIRHLPVAGRRVLVRVDFNVPMEDTRITDDTRIRAVLPTIRYLVEQKAKVILCSHLGRPGGKVVEKERLRPVAQRLSEVLGHPVQYVTDCIGPVAQQAVQALTPGQVLLLENLRFYPGEEKNDPTFAQALASLAEVFVNDAFAASHRAHASVVGVPRYLPSVAGFLMEKELQALGTVLTAPQRPLGLLLGGAKVSDKMQVLGNLLPRVDVLLIGGGMAATFLKAQGLEVGRSLVEESLLPFARQVLDDTRRRGVEVSLPQDVVVAPTLEAGAPYTILPVTAIPADWRIVDVGPSTVALFAVRLARCKTVVWNGPVGVFEVPAFSHGTRALAYALADLTQRQGLVSIVGGGSTAEAVTQVGLVEKMYHVSTGGGASLEFLEGRELPGVSALWTVEQVARGRRD, encoded by the coding sequence GTGCAAAAGGCGACCATTCGCCACCTGCCCGTAGCGGGCAGGCGGGTGCTGGTGCGGGTGGACTTCAATGTGCCTATGGAGGATACCCGTATAACCGACGACACCCGCATTCGTGCCGTCCTGCCCACCATCCGTTATTTGGTGGAGCAAAAGGCGAAGGTGATACTCTGCTCCCATTTGGGACGGCCAGGGGGCAAGGTGGTGGAGAAGGAGCGCCTGCGTCCCGTTGCCCAACGCCTGTCGGAGGTGTTGGGACACCCCGTGCAGTATGTTACCGATTGCATCGGCCCTGTGGCGCAGCAGGCGGTGCAAGCCCTTACGCCAGGCCAGGTGCTTCTGCTGGAGAACCTACGCTTTTACCCCGGTGAGGAGAAGAACGACCCGACCTTCGCCCAGGCGTTGGCTTCCCTGGCGGAGGTGTTTGTGAACGATGCCTTCGCTGCCTCCCATCGTGCTCACGCCTCGGTGGTGGGCGTGCCCCGCTACCTGCCCAGTGTGGCAGGCTTCCTGATGGAGAAGGAACTGCAGGCGTTAGGGACGGTGCTCACCGCTCCCCAGCGCCCCTTGGGTCTGCTGTTGGGCGGGGCCAAGGTGAGCGATAAGATGCAGGTGTTGGGGAACCTTCTCCCGCGTGTGGATGTGCTGCTCATCGGCGGGGGGATGGCGGCCACTTTCCTCAAGGCCCAGGGTTTGGAAGTAGGGCGCTCGTTGGTGGAGGAGTCCCTGCTCCCCTTCGCCCGCCAGGTGTTGGACGATACACGCCGGCGTGGGGTGGAGGTGAGTCTCCCTCAGGATGTGGTAGTGGCTCCCACCCTTGAGGCGGGTGCCCCCTATACCATTCTCCCTGTAACGGCCATTCCCGCCGACTGGCGGATTGTGGATGTGGGCCCCAGCACCGTGGCCCTTTTTGCCGTGCGCCTCGCACGCTGTAAGACCGTCGTCTGGAACGGCCCTGTGGGGGTGTTTGAGGTGCCCGCTTTTTCCCACGGCACCCGTGCCCTGGCCTATGCCCTGGCTGATCTGACCCAACGGCAAGGCCTGGTGAGCATTGTGGGGGGCGGGTCTACCGCTGAAGCCGTTACCCAGGTGGGCCTTGTGGAGAAGATGTACCATGTCTCTACGGGCGGGGGGGCATCCTTGGAGTTCCTGGAGGGTAGGGAACTCCCCGGCGTGAGCGCCTTGTGGACAGTTGAGCAAGTGGCGAGGGGGCGGCGTGATTGA
- a CDS encoding 2,3-bisphosphoglycerate-independent phosphoglycerate mutase — MDFPGLADLLLDSPSKILFLVVDGLGGLPHPETRRSELETAHIPHLNALAKQSACGLTTPVLPGITPGSGPGHLALFGYDPLKYTIGRGVLEALGIGLEVRAGDLAARGNFCTVNAQGIILDRRAGRISSEESAHLVHRLAGIRLPGVYLEVHPVKEHRFVVLLRGDGLSEEVCDTDPGRTGVPPREPTALSPQGERTATLVRTFVQEARHLLRHEPKGNMVLLRGWSRLPAFPNFAETYRLRAAAVAAYPMYRGIARVLGMQVLPTGNTFAEEVATVREHWHAYDFFFLHYKPADAAGEDGDFASKVRALEALDAHIPDLLALRPEVLVVAGDHATPALVGGHSWHPVPLLIHSRYTVGEGVEGFNEKACALGSLGRLPATAVMLLVLAHAGRLAKYGA, encoded by the coding sequence ATTGATTTCCCCGGCCTGGCAGACCTCCTCCTGGACTCGCCGAGCAAAATCTTGTTTCTGGTGGTGGACGGGTTGGGGGGGCTTCCCCATCCCGAGACGCGCCGTTCCGAACTGGAGACAGCCCACATTCCCCATTTGAACGCTTTGGCTAAGCAGAGCGCGTGCGGTCTGACGACTCCTGTCCTGCCCGGCATCACCCCGGGCAGTGGGCCGGGGCATTTAGCCTTGTTCGGCTATGACCCGCTGAAGTACACCATCGGGCGGGGGGTGTTGGAGGCATTGGGTATTGGCTTGGAGGTGCGCGCGGGTGATCTAGCGGCGAGGGGCAACTTCTGCACGGTGAATGCCCAAGGCATCATCCTGGACCGACGGGCAGGGCGCATCTCTTCCGAGGAGAGCGCCCATTTGGTGCACCGTCTGGCGGGCATCCGCCTCCCCGGGGTATACCTGGAGGTGCATCCCGTCAAGGAGCATCGCTTTGTGGTGCTCCTGCGGGGGGATGGCCTCTCCGAGGAGGTGTGCGATACAGACCCGGGACGCACCGGTGTTCCCCCTCGGGAGCCGACGGCCCTGTCCCCGCAAGGGGAGCGCACCGCCACCCTCGTGCGCACCTTCGTGCAGGAGGCGCGCCACCTTCTCCGCCACGAGCCAAAGGGGAATATGGTGCTCCTGCGGGGATGGTCGCGCCTGCCGGCTTTCCCCAACTTTGCCGAGACTTATCGCCTGAGAGCGGCGGCGGTGGCAGCTTATCCGATGTATCGGGGTATTGCCCGGGTGTTGGGGATGCAGGTGCTCCCCACGGGAAACACCTTCGCCGAGGAGGTGGCCACTGTGCGGGAGCATTGGCACGCCTATGATTTCTTCTTCCTCCACTACAAGCCCGCCGATGCTGCGGGCGAGGATGGGGATTTTGCCAGTAAGGTGCGGGCATTAGAGGCTTTGGACGCCCATATCCCCGACCTTTTGGCGTTGCGTCCCGAGGTGTTGGTGGTGGCGGGCGACCACGCTACGCCGGCCCTGGTGGGAGGGCACTCGTGGCATCCCGTGCCCTTGCTCATTCACTCCCGCTACACAGTGGGCGAGGGAGTAGAAGGGTTCAATGAGAAGGCGTGTGCCCTGGGGTCTTTAGGGCGGTTGCCGGCCACAGCCGTTATGCTGCTCGTCTTGGCCCACGCCGGCCGCCTAGCCAAATACGGGGCGTAG
- the tpiA gene encoding triose-phosphate isomerase, giving the protein MPIPMLVGNWKMHTTVDEAVALAQAIRSQLHDPPHVLTVLCPPFISLVPVAQLLQGSTIALGAQNMHYEAKGAFTGEISPAMLKDWCQFVILGHSERRHIFGESDEVVNRKVKAALAWGLRPILCVGETLPERQAGQAVAVVRQQVERALEGVADCNGLVVAYEPVWAIGTGMPATPEAAEEMMVEGVLRGLASLFGEHNAVKVPLLYGGSVTPENLEGFVRQPAIHGALVGGASLRADAFCAMVRIVERVRG; this is encoded by the coding sequence GTGCCCATCCCTATGCTGGTTGGTAATTGGAAGATGCATACCACTGTTGATGAGGCGGTGGCCCTGGCTCAGGCCATCCGCTCTCAACTGCATGACCCTCCCCATGTGCTGACAGTGCTGTGCCCGCCCTTTATCTCCCTGGTGCCGGTGGCTCAACTGCTCCAAGGCTCCACCATCGCCCTGGGGGCACAAAACATGCACTACGAGGCCAAAGGGGCTTTTACAGGCGAAATCTCTCCGGCGATGCTGAAAGACTGGTGCCAGTTTGTGATTTTGGGCCATTCGGAGCGTCGCCACATCTTTGGGGAGAGCGATGAGGTGGTCAATCGCAAGGTGAAGGCGGCTTTGGCGTGGGGGTTACGCCCCATTTTATGCGTGGGGGAGACCTTGCCTGAGCGCCAGGCGGGGCAGGCGGTGGCGGTGGTGCGCCAACAGGTGGAGCGGGCATTAGAGGGGGTGGCCGATTGTAACGGGCTGGTGGTCGCCTATGAGCCGGTATGGGCCATCGGCACAGGGATGCCCGCTACCCCCGAGGCGGCTGAGGAGATGATGGTGGAAGGGGTGCTGCGTGGCTTGGCGAGCCTTTTCGGGGAGCACAATGCTGTGAAGGTGCCGCTCCTCTACGGGGGGAGCGTGACACCGGAGAACCTGGAGGGGTTTGTACGCCAGCCGGCCATTCACGGAGCGTTGGTGGGGGGGGCCAGTCTGCGGGCCGACGCCTTTTGTGCGATGGTGCGGATCGTGGAGCGGGTGCGGGGGTAA
- the miaA gene encoding tRNA (adenosine(37)-N6)-dimethylallyltransferase MiaA, protein MPAPASKPPLLAIVGPTGTGKSALAVVLARHFRGEIVNADSGQVYRGLDIGTAKPPPQVRQEIPHHLYDLVNPDEPFSLGLYVRLARETIADIHSRGALPILVGASGQYVWALLEGWEVPEVPPQPSLRAALLAKAQLEGPDALYALLQRLDPHAAQHIDSRNLRRVVRALEVCLTSGKPFSALRRRGEVPWRWLALGLTYPTRQALYQALDQRVEAMLEGGWLEEIRGLLAQGYSPDLPVLARLGYRPVMLAVQGRMSLEEAVAQVKRLHRVVARRAYTWFRPDDPRIRWLVVSPELAQQAQDVVRTFLGQ, encoded by the coding sequence GTGCCGGCTCCCGCCAGTAAGCCTCCGCTTCTGGCCATCGTCGGCCCCACGGGCACAGGGAAAAGCGCTCTTGCTGTGGTTTTGGCCCGCCACTTCCGAGGCGAAATTGTTAACGCCGATAGCGGGCAGGTCTATCGGGGATTGGACATCGGCACCGCTAAGCCCCCTCCCCAAGTGCGTCAGGAGATTCCCCACCACCTTTACGACCTGGTGAATCCCGACGAGCCCTTCAGCCTGGGCCTGTATGTGCGCCTGGCGCGGGAGACGATCGCCGATATCCACTCTAGGGGTGCCCTGCCCATTTTAGTGGGGGCGTCGGGGCAGTATGTATGGGCGCTTTTGGAGGGCTGGGAGGTGCCTGAGGTGCCGCCCCAGCCCTCCCTGCGCGCCGCACTGCTCGCGAAGGCTCAACTGGAGGGCCCCGACGCCCTTTATGCCCTGCTGCAACGCCTGGATCCCCACGCGGCGCAGCACATTGACTCCCGCAACCTGCGACGCGTCGTTCGTGCCTTGGAGGTGTGCCTCACCTCGGGCAAACCTTTCTCGGCGTTGCGGCGAAGGGGGGAGGTGCCTTGGCGCTGGCTGGCCCTGGGCTTGACCTATCCGACCCGTCAAGCCCTCTATCAGGCTTTGGACCAGCGGGTGGAAGCCATGTTGGAGGGGGGCTGGCTGGAGGAAATCAGGGGCCTTCTGGCGCAGGGTTATAGCCCTGACCTCCCCGTATTGGCCCGCCTGGGGTATCGCCCTGTTATGTTGGCGGTGCAGGGGCGCATGTCCCTAGAGGAAGCGGTGGCACAGGTGAAACGGCTCCACCGGGTTGTGGCGCGGCGGGCTTACACCTGGTTCCGCCCTGATGATCCTCGCATCCGTTGGCTTGTGGTGAGCCCTGAGCTAGCCCAGCAGGCCCAGGATGTGGTGAGGACCTTTCTCGGCCAATAG